A DNA window from Ictalurus furcatus strain D&B chromosome 22, Billie_1.0, whole genome shotgun sequence contains the following coding sequences:
- the mymk gene encoding protein myomaker isoform X1: protein MCVCVCVQRDNSPLFFNSVQRFTGCFTSRKMGAFIAKMLLPTISSLVFLPAASVAAKRGFHMEAMVYFFTMFFTSIYHACDGPGLSVLCFMKYEILEYFSVYGTSISIWVTLLALGDFEEPKRSTLTMFGVLTSAVRIYQDRWGYGIYSGPIGTAVLMITVKWLQKMKEKKGLYPDKSVYTQQVGPGCCFGALALMLRFYFEEWDYAYVHSFYHLSLAVSFVLLLPKKNRYAGTGRNAAKLNCYTLCCCTSQPSVKANARTIWTTPQKPWMRACSPGLPFRHSVTM, encoded by the exons atgtgtgtgtgtgtgtgtgtgcagagggACAACTCTCCACTGTTCTTTAACTCGGTTCAGAGATTCACAGGGTGCTTTACATCCAGGAAAATGGGAGCCTTTATTGCTAAGATGTTGTTGCCTACCATCAGCAGTTTGGTGTTTCTGCCTGCAGCCAGTGTTGCCGCAAAGAGAGGCTTCCACATGGAGGCCATGGTCTACTTCTTTACAATGTTCTTCACATCG ATCTATCATGCGTGCGATGGACCAGGCCTGTCAGTTCTGTGTTTCATGAAATATGAGATTTTGGAGTATTTCAGCGTTTATGGTACATCAATCTCTATATGGGTTACATTATTAG CTCTGGGAGATTTTGAAGAGCCCAAGCGCTCCACGCTCACCATGTTTGGAGTGCTTACCTCTGCTGTGAGGATATACCAGGACCGCTGGGGCTACGGCATCTACTCTGGCCCCATTGGCACAGCTGTGCTCATGATCACAGTCAaatgg TTacaaaaaatgaaagagaagaaGGGCCTGTACCCAGACAAAAGTGTGTACACTCAGCAAGTGGGACCGGGATGCTGCTTTGGAGCCCTGGCTTTGATGCTTCGCTTCTATTTTGAG GAGTGGGACTATGCTTACGTGCACAGTTTTTACCACCTGTCATTGGCTGTGTCCTTCGTACTTCTGCTGCCAAAGAAGAACCGCTATGCAGGGACAGGGCGCAATGCAGCCAAACTCAACTGCTACACGCTCTGCTGCTGT ACATCCCAACCTTCAGTAAAAGCGAATGCTCGAACCATTTGGACGACACCACAAAAGCCATGGATGCGGGCATGCAGTCCTGGCCTTCCATTTCGCCACTCGGTTACAATGTAA
- the mymk gene encoding protein myomaker isoform X2 encodes MCVCVCVQRDNSPLFFNSVQRFTGCFTSRKMGAFIAKMLLPTISSLVFLPAASVAAKRGFHMEAMVYFFTMFFTSIYHACDGPGLSVLCFMKYEILEYFSVYGTSISIWVTLLALGDFEEPKRSTLTMFGVLTSAVRIYQDRWGYGIYSGPIGTAVLMITVKWLQKMKEKKGLYPDKSVYTQQVGPGCCFGALALMLRFYFEEWDYAYVHSFYHLSLAVSFVLLLPKKNRYAGTGRNAAKLNCYTLCCCV; translated from the exons atgtgtgtgtgtgtgtgtgtgcagagggACAACTCTCCACTGTTCTTTAACTCGGTTCAGAGATTCACAGGGTGCTTTACATCCAGGAAAATGGGAGCCTTTATTGCTAAGATGTTGTTGCCTACCATCAGCAGTTTGGTGTTTCTGCCTGCAGCCAGTGTTGCCGCAAAGAGAGGCTTCCACATGGAGGCCATGGTCTACTTCTTTACAATGTTCTTCACATCG ATCTATCATGCGTGCGATGGACCAGGCCTGTCAGTTCTGTGTTTCATGAAATATGAGATTTTGGAGTATTTCAGCGTTTATGGTACATCAATCTCTATATGGGTTACATTATTAG CTCTGGGAGATTTTGAAGAGCCCAAGCGCTCCACGCTCACCATGTTTGGAGTGCTTACCTCTGCTGTGAGGATATACCAGGACCGCTGGGGCTACGGCATCTACTCTGGCCCCATTGGCACAGCTGTGCTCATGATCACAGTCAaatgg TTacaaaaaatgaaagagaagaaGGGCCTGTACCCAGACAAAAGTGTGTACACTCAGCAAGTGGGACCGGGATGCTGCTTTGGAGCCCTGGCTTTGATGCTTCGCTTCTATTTTGAG GAGTGGGACTATGCTTACGTGCACAGTTTTTACCACCTGTCATTGGCTGTGTCCTTCGTACTTCTGCTGCCAAAGAAGAACCGCTATGCAGGGACAGGGCGCAATGCAGCCAAACTCAACTGCTACACGCTCTGCTGCTGTGTATGA
- the LOC128599304 gene encoding tetratricopeptide repeat protein 16: protein MDISNESEPKCLSSQEPAIQKLFGSSSIFKTPEFKRDRHMHGNLIIKDKANTHYQAGMEAVDQLDFERAVTSFTKAITLQPEQTQLYVARAEAYLQLCDFKSAALDYKYVCYLEPQKKAYFHRLAFIYYLQGQCYCDQGMFFEALESFAKAVELKPGFRPYHMRSLACLTVLGRYGDAIRLVTNWLESDTPSADLFTLRARLHHQLNQPMLCYYDLKAALRLNPSCPEARALLEMMEQGAECSHQQAVNKAVEGALSDALGKITTALELNPENAQYYIFRGILYRRLKDFTASIEDLMLAVEFRDDGAKQPEGEKPEESKDLEQDAHIQLVLTYNDFAVHCFTQGFYSEATMLLTKAIHEQRDESRLFINRGDCFFRQKEWLFALADYQQAEELDPQNTTIWLRLAVIHNTLGLHSYENLKMCKRNKTFRDMQLLENNQLHGSNTSHHPVVDSIVLYFIFNGHLNIDDLLKYYTLTIVYSIWHLLWHLFLCNILRNFQEAVDKFSVAIKYNPGVALYYGNRAKAHSRMQRMEEATQDAVCALILDPANDELVPLLLRLFPGCSLSDVISSDTAQTVKAQLMERIQTWKLAGFPVSRLSNKLERMVLTQDTDSQLETGSENASSREDVDVRFKAVANTQDPVRTKEQVSEAVKKLLHQRQSLSYIGPRIAPLCITHNLEAAPSTSKRPYSWRNFGGMGLNC, encoded by the exons atgGACATCTCAAATGAATCAGAACCAAAATGCCTATCTTCTCAAGAACCTGCTATCCAGAAACTCTTTGGCTCCAGCAGCATTTTCAAGACTCCAGAGTTCAAACGGGACAGACATATGCATGGCAACCTTATTATAAAGGATAAAGCAAATACTca TTATCAAGCAGGCATGGAGGCTGTAGATCAGCTAGACTTTGAGAGGGCTGTCACTAGCTTCACAAAAGCCATAACACTTCAACCAGAACAG ACTCAGCTTTATGTAGCGAGAGCAGAGGCCTATCTTCAGCTGTGTGACTTCAAGTCTGCAGCCCTCGACTATAAGTATGTCTGCTACCTGGAACCACAGAAAAAGGCTTATTTTCATCGCCTTGCCTTCATTTATTACCTGCAG GGCCAGTGTTATTGTGACCAGGGAATGTTCTTCGAGGCTTTGGAGTCTTTTGCCAAAGCAGTTGAACTGAAGCCTGGCTTTAGACCTTATCACATGAGAAG CTTGGCATGTCTGACTGTACTAGGTCGTTACGGTGATGCTATTCGGCTGGTCACTAACTGGCTCGAGAGTGACACACCATCCGCTGACCTCTTCACTCTAAGAGCGCGTCTACACCACCAACTCAATCAG CCCATGCTATGTTACTATGACCTGAAGGCAGCTCTGAGGCTTAATCCGAGCTGTCCGGAGGCACGGGCCTTGCTGGAGATGATGGAGCAGGGAGCCGAGTGCTCTCACCAGCAGGCAGTGAATAAAGCTGTGGAGGGAGCGCTGTCTGATGCTCTGGGAAAGATTACCACGGCTCTAGAACTGAATCCGGAGAATGcccaatattacatttttag AGGGATACTGTACCGCAGACTGAAAGACTTCACTGCTTCCATCGAGGATTTAATGCTTGCTGTGGAGTTCAGAGATGATGGAGCAAAACAACCTGAGGGAGAAAAGCCTGAGGAGTCTAAGGATCTGGAACAAGATGCTCACATCCAACTAGTACTCACTTACAATGATTTTGCGGTCCACTGCTTCACCCAAGGCTTCTACAGCGAGGCCACCATGCTTCTCACCAAGGCCATCCATGAGCAGAGAGATGAGAGCAGGCTCTTTATCAACCGAGGAG ACTGTTTCTTTAGACAGAAGGAGTGGCTTTTTGCGCTGGCTGACTACCAGCAGGCTGAGGAGTTGGACCCCCAAAATACAACCATTTGGCTTCGTCTGGCTGTTATTCACAACACATTGGGACTGCACAGTTATGAGAACCT TAAAATg tgtaagaggaataaaacatttcgggacatgcagttattggaaaacaatcaacttcatGGTAGtaacacatcacaccaccctgttgttgacaGTATcgtgttgtattttatatttaatggaCATCTTAATATTGATGACCTATTGAAATATTATACACTGACTATTGTATATTCAATTTGGCACTTATTATGGCACTTATTCTTGTGTAACATACTTAGGAATTTTCAGGAAGCTGTAGACAAGTTTTCTGTGGCCATTAAGTACAACCCTGGAGTAGCTCTGTATTATGGGAATCGGGCTAAGGCTCACAGCAGAATGCAGCGTATGGAGGAGGCAACGCAGGACGCTGTCTGTGCTCTCATCTTAGATCCTGCTAATGATGAG CTCGTCCCTCTGCTGCTCAGACTGTTCCCAGGCTGCTCTCTGTCAGATGTCATATCCAGTGACACCGCTCAAACAGTCAAAGCTCAGCTGATGGAACGGATCCAGACCTGGAAACTAGCAGGCTTTCCTGTGTCAAG GCTCTCCAATAAGCTTGAGAGGATGGTCCTCACACAGGACACTGACAGCCAGTTGGAAACAGGCTCTGAAAACGCCTCAAGCAGGGAGGATGTGGACGTGAGATTTAAAGCTGTTGCAAACACTCAAGATCCGGTCAGGACCAAGGAACAG GTGAGTGAAGCGGTGAAGAAGCTCCTGCATCAGAGGCAGTCTCTAAGTTACATTGGACCTCGCATTGCCCCTCTTTGCATTACACACAACTTAGAGGCAGCTCCTTCCACTTCTAAGCGTCCATACTCCTGGAGGAACTTTGGAGGCATGGGCCTTAACTGCTAA